One segment of Nocardioides sp. QY071 DNA contains the following:
- a CDS encoding SRPBCC family protein — protein MSNVVEQSVEIAAPISKVFAYVDDFSTTKDWMYGLSKIEPVTDQLHGVGAQYDGVMKVGVPLKARIECTAWERDRLLELTSVKGVETTQRWSFTDLGDDRTRVDAWISFTLPGGPAGKAIAGAVKPVVGIAVKHSSEALVRNVESL, from the coding sequence GTGAGCAACGTGGTGGAGCAGAGCGTCGAGATCGCGGCGCCGATCAGCAAGGTGTTCGCGTACGTCGACGACTTCAGCACCACGAAGGACTGGATGTACGGCCTCAGCAAGATCGAGCCGGTCACCGACCAGCTCCACGGCGTCGGTGCCCAGTACGACGGCGTGATGAAGGTCGGCGTACCGCTCAAGGCGCGCATCGAGTGCACCGCGTGGGAGCGGGACCGGCTGCTCGAGCTGACCTCGGTCAAGGGCGTGGAGACCACGCAGCGCTGGAGCTTCACCGACCTCGGCGACGACCGCACCCGGGTCGATGCCTGGATCTCCTTCACCCTGCCCGGCGGCCCGGCCGGCAAGGCGATCGCCGGCGCGGTCAAGCCCGTCGTCGGCATCGCGGTCAAGCACTCCAGCGAGGCGCTGGTGCGCAACGTGGAGTCGCTCTGA
- the hrpA gene encoding ATP-dependent RNA helicase HrpA — translation MKISYPPDLPVSARRDDIATAIRDHQVVIVAGETGSGKTTQLPKICLELGRGTPGEDGRPRMIGHTQPRRIAARSVAERIASELGTDLGDLVGYQVRFTDKTSKQSRVKLMTDGILLAELQRDRLLRRYDTIIIDEAHERSLNIDFLLGYLRQLLPKRPDLKLVITSATIDVERFAKHFDAPVVEVSGRTYPVEVRYRPLMDLPEDDEDGEPIVRDQTEAIVDAVKELSAEGPGDILVFLPGEREIRDTAEALAPLGDGIRGVDVLPLFSRLSAAEQHRVFAPAKGSRRRVVLATNVAETSLTVPGIRYVIDTGVARISRYSARTKVQRLPIEPISQASANQRSGRCGRVAAGIAIRLYAEEDFEARPEFTDPEILRTNLASVILQMTSLGLGDIERFPFVEPPDRRNVQAGTQLLEELGAVTSGARQGELTKVGRRLARLPIDPRLGRMLLEAERLGCVRDVLVIVAALSLQDPRERPGADHPTERAQADQLHARFKAEGSDFLSWLNLWRHLREQQRELSSSAFRRMCKREYLNYLRVREWQEFVAQLRQVTKEMGVRLEAPAPVVEVRGAPATSLETPDADGIHQALLSGLLSHIGVLEEREKPARSGPGARKDNRRPGPREYLGARGAKFAIFPGSGLARKNPPFVMAGELVETGRLWARQNAAIDPRWAERLGAHLVKRTYSEPAWSRKRQAVMARERVTLYGVPLAADRAVSYGKVDPELSREIFIRHALVYGEWDTRHRFFQQNRRLLAEAEELEHRARRRDLVVDEHTLFDFYDARVPEGIVSGAHFDRWWKDARRAQPELLTFDPAMLTHDTAEEVREADYPESWSVTGGLSFPISYHFEPGAKDDGLTIDIPVATLNRVDDDDFSWIVPGLREELVTELIRSLPKALRVSFVPAPNTAREFLAAVPAGEEALLTALERYLRSTTGVHVPRSAWDLASLPAHLTPSYRVVDERGAVQGRGKSLAELKAPLQPQFERAMAAVASDSGVARTGETDWVFDEIPVTATWTRAGHEVEAFPGLVDEGSTVGLQVFGSADERDARHRLGVVRLALLALGSAPLAGVLDSLGNAEKLGLAGTPYAGVPAILDDCLRAVVVDAVDARPAVRSRAAYDDLLAAVRASAAAGVREVLGELLRVLATWREVDRLLSGRADLPMLPALTDLQGQLARLVHDGFVGEAGLVRLRRYRTWLAAMRERRTALETGGPAALAKDRQRMDVLQPLQDAYLARVGALPDGRPAGTGLRAIRWMLEEYRVSLWAQQLGTDGPISDVRIRKALDSL, via the coding sequence GTGAAGATCTCCTACCCGCCCGACCTCCCGGTCAGCGCCCGACGCGACGACATCGCGACCGCGATCCGCGACCACCAGGTCGTGATCGTCGCCGGCGAGACCGGCTCCGGCAAGACCACCCAGCTGCCGAAGATCTGCCTCGAGCTGGGACGCGGCACACCGGGCGAGGACGGGCGTCCGCGGATGATCGGGCACACCCAGCCGCGCAGGATCGCGGCCCGCTCGGTGGCCGAGCGGATCGCCTCGGAGCTCGGGACCGATCTCGGTGACCTGGTCGGCTACCAGGTCCGGTTCACCGACAAGACGTCGAAGCAGAGCCGGGTCAAGCTGATGACCGACGGCATCCTGCTGGCCGAGCTGCAGCGTGACCGGCTGCTGCGCCGCTACGACACGATCATCATCGACGAGGCCCACGAGCGCAGCCTCAACATCGACTTCCTGCTCGGCTACCTGCGCCAGCTGCTCCCCAAGCGCCCCGACCTCAAGCTGGTCATCACCTCGGCGACCATCGACGTCGAGCGGTTCGCGAAGCACTTCGACGCTCCCGTGGTCGAGGTCTCGGGGCGCACGTACCCGGTCGAGGTGCGCTACCGCCCGCTCATGGACCTGCCCGAGGACGACGAGGACGGCGAGCCGATCGTCCGGGACCAGACCGAGGCGATCGTCGACGCGGTCAAGGAGCTCTCCGCCGAGGGGCCGGGCGACATCTTGGTGTTCCTCCCCGGGGAGCGCGAGATCCGCGACACCGCCGAGGCGCTCGCGCCGCTCGGCGACGGCATCCGCGGCGTCGACGTACTGCCCCTCTTCTCGCGCCTCTCCGCCGCCGAGCAGCACCGCGTCTTCGCCCCCGCCAAGGGCTCCCGGCGTCGCGTCGTCCTGGCCACCAACGTCGCCGAGACCTCGCTGACCGTCCCCGGCATCCGCTACGTCATCGACACCGGCGTCGCCCGCATCTCCCGCTACTCCGCGCGCACCAAGGTCCAGCGCCTGCCGATCGAGCCGATCAGCCAGGCCTCCGCCAACCAGCGCTCCGGACGCTGCGGCCGCGTCGCGGCCGGCATCGCGATCCGGCTGTACGCCGAGGAGGACTTCGAGGCCCGCCCCGAGTTCACCGACCCGGAGATCCTGCGCACCAACCTCGCCTCCGTCATCCTCCAGATGACCTCGCTGGGCCTGGGCGACATCGAGCGGTTCCCGTTCGTCGAGCCGCCCGACCGGCGCAACGTCCAGGCCGGCACCCAGCTGCTCGAGGAGCTCGGCGCGGTCACCTCCGGCGCCCGCCAGGGCGAGCTGACCAAGGTCGGCCGCCGCCTCGCCCGGCTGCCGATCGACCCGCGCCTGGGCCGGATGCTGCTCGAGGCCGAGCGTCTCGGCTGCGTGCGCGACGTGCTCGTCATCGTCGCCGCCCTCTCGCTGCAGGACCCGCGCGAGCGGCCCGGCGCCGACCACCCGACCGAGCGCGCGCAGGCCGACCAGCTGCACGCCCGCTTCAAGGCCGAGGGCTCCGACTTCCTCTCCTGGCTCAACCTGTGGCGCCACCTGCGCGAACAGCAGCGCGAGCTGTCGAGCAGCGCGTTCCGCAGGATGTGCAAGCGCGAGTACCTCAACTACCTGCGGGTGCGCGAGTGGCAGGAGTTCGTCGCCCAGCTGCGGCAGGTCACCAAGGAGATGGGGGTCCGGCTCGAGGCGCCAGCCCCGGTGGTTGAGGTGCGAGGAGCGCCAGCGACGAGCCTCGAAACCCCCGACGCCGACGGCATCCACCAGGCCCTGCTCTCCGGGCTGCTCTCCCACATCGGCGTGCTCGAGGAGCGCGAGAAGCCGGCCCGGTCGGGGCCGGGCGCCCGGAAGGACAACCGGCGCCCCGGCCCACGCGAGTACCTCGGCGCCCGCGGCGCGAAGTTCGCGATCTTCCCCGGCTCCGGCCTCGCCCGCAAGAACCCGCCCTTCGTGATGGCCGGCGAGCTCGTCGAGACCGGCCGGCTCTGGGCGCGCCAGAACGCCGCGATCGACCCACGGTGGGCCGAGCGGCTCGGCGCCCACCTGGTCAAGCGGACCTACTCCGAGCCGGCCTGGTCCCGCAAGCGGCAGGCCGTGATGGCCCGCGAGCGGGTCACGCTGTACGGCGTACCGCTGGCCGCCGACCGGGCCGTCTCCTACGGCAAGGTCGACCCCGAGCTGTCGCGCGAGATCTTCATCCGGCACGCGCTGGTGTACGGCGAGTGGGACACCCGGCACCGCTTCTTCCAGCAGAACCGCCGGCTGCTCGCCGAGGCCGAGGAGCTCGAGCACCGCGCCCGTCGACGCGACCTGGTCGTCGACGAGCACACGCTCTTCGACTTCTACGACGCCCGCGTCCCCGAGGGGATCGTCAGCGGCGCGCACTTCGACCGCTGGTGGAAGGACGCCCGGCGCGCCCAGCCCGAGCTGCTCACCTTCGACCCGGCGATGCTCACCCACGACACGGCCGAGGAGGTCCGCGAGGCGGACTACCCGGAGTCGTGGTCGGTGACGGGGGGACTGAGCTTCCCGATCAGCTATCACTTCGAGCCGGGCGCGAAGGACGACGGGCTGACCATCGACATCCCCGTCGCCACCCTCAACCGGGTCGACGACGACGACTTCTCCTGGATCGTCCCGGGCCTGCGCGAGGAGCTGGTCACCGAGCTGATCCGCAGTCTCCCGAAGGCGCTGCGGGTCAGCTTCGTCCCGGCGCCGAACACGGCGCGCGAGTTCCTGGCCGCCGTACCCGCGGGGGAGGAGGCGCTGCTCACCGCCCTCGAGCGCTACCTGCGCTCGACCACCGGCGTGCACGTCCCGCGCTCGGCCTGGGACCTCGCCTCGCTGCCCGCGCACCTCACGCCGAGCTACCGCGTCGTCGATGAGCGGGGAGCGGTTCAGGGCCGCGGCAAGTCGCTCGCCGAGCTCAAGGCCCCGCTGCAACCGCAGTTCGAGCGCGCGATGGCCGCGGTCGCCTCCGACTCCGGCGTCGCCCGCACCGGCGAGACCGACTGGGTCTTCGACGAGATCCCCGTCACCGCCACCTGGACCCGCGCCGGCCACGAGGTCGAGGCGTTCCCCGGCCTGGTCGACGAGGGCAGCACCGTCGGCCTCCAGGTCTTCGGCTCCGCCGACGAGCGCGACGCCCGGCACCGGCTCGGCGTGGTCCGCCTGGCCCTGCTCGCCCTGGGCTCGGCACCCCTCGCCGGCGTGCTCGACAGCCTCGGCAACGCCGAGAAGCTCGGCCTCGCCGGGACGCCGTACGCCGGCGTGCCCGCGATCCTCGACGACTGCCTGCGCGCCGTCGTGGTCGACGCCGTCGACGCCCGGCCCGCCGTGCGGAGCCGTGCGGCGTACGACGACCTGCTGGCCGCCGTGCGCGCCTCCGCCGCCGCGGGGGTGCGCGAGGTGCTCGGCGAGCTGCTCCGCGTCCTCGCGACCTGGCGCGAGGTCGACCGCCTGCTCAGCGGTCGCGCCGACCTGCCGATGCTGCCCGCGCTGACCGACCTGCAGGGCCAGCTCGCCCGTCTCGTCCATGATGGCTTCGTCGGTGAGGCCGGGCTCGTCCGGCTGCGGCGCTACCGCACCTGGCTGGCGGCGATGCGCGAGCGTCGTACCGCCCTCGAGACCGGCGGCCCGGCCGCCCTCGCGAAGGACCGGCAGCGCATGGACGTCCTCCAGCCGCTCCAGGACGCCTATCTCGCCCGGGTCGGCGCCCTGCCCGACGGGCGCCCCGCCGGCACCGGCCTGCGCGCGATCCGGTGGATGCTCGAGGAGTACCGGGTCTCCCTGTGGGCCCAGCAGCTCGGCACCGACGGCCCGATCTCGGACGTGCGGATCCGCAAGGCCCTCGACTCTCTCTGA
- a CDS encoding threonine/serine exporter family protein, which translates to MDDLRTLHRTLDLCLKVGEVLLSSGAGAPDVVATMRALARALGVRHTQVDVTFTSLAMSVQQGPDEPPVVQLRAVTQREIDYEDLTRVDHMVRDVVAGETDLEGARTELAQIVSSGHSRPRWAATLGWGAMCGGVGLQLGGNLVVVLVATLAAICIDRLQLLMTRRRLPGFYQQVAGGVVATVLAALGTRLAEPWVHLNASLVVTANIIMLLAGIGFMGAVQDALSGFFVTGGARILEAVLATAGIITGVSGGLSLCAAVGLEIPRLTLPRLDLVGVSAVAVGGAIGAAAFAFASYAPLRTLLPVGLLGGFAIAATEAMSEIGAGRTFAVGLSAFVIGLFGYTVGRRFRVPPLVVVVSAVVPMLPGLSIYRGLFLLGQEGSQQAAQGLLAMVTAASVAIALASGVILGEYVAQPVMREARRVEARLAGPRLVGVTRARRRGRSSRRT; encoded by the coding sequence ATGGACGACCTGCGGACCCTCCACCGCACGCTCGACCTGTGCCTCAAGGTCGGGGAGGTGCTGCTGTCCTCGGGCGCCGGCGCGCCCGACGTGGTGGCGACGATGCGGGCCCTGGCCCGGGCGCTCGGCGTACGCCACACGCAGGTGGACGTCACCTTCACCTCGCTGGCGATGAGCGTCCAGCAGGGACCCGACGAGCCGCCCGTGGTCCAGCTGCGCGCGGTCACCCAGCGCGAGATCGACTACGAGGACCTGACCCGGGTCGACCACATGGTGCGTGACGTCGTCGCGGGGGAGACCGACCTCGAGGGTGCCCGCACCGAGCTCGCGCAGATCGTGTCGTCGGGGCACTCGCGGCCGCGCTGGGCCGCGACCCTGGGGTGGGGCGCGATGTGCGGTGGCGTCGGGCTGCAGCTCGGTGGCAACCTGGTCGTCGTACTCGTGGCGACGCTGGCCGCGATCTGCATCGACCGGCTCCAGCTGCTGATGACCCGGCGCCGGCTGCCCGGCTTCTACCAGCAGGTCGCCGGCGGCGTGGTCGCCACCGTGCTCGCCGCGCTCGGCACCCGGCTCGCTGAGCCGTGGGTGCACCTCAACGCGTCGCTCGTCGTGACCGCCAACATCATCATGCTGCTCGCCGGCATCGGCTTCATGGGCGCGGTCCAGGACGCGCTCTCCGGCTTCTTCGTGACCGGCGGCGCGCGGATCCTCGAGGCGGTGCTCGCGACCGCCGGCATCATCACCGGGGTCAGCGGCGGGCTGTCGCTGTGCGCTGCGGTCGGCCTGGAGATCCCGCGGCTGACGCTGCCCAGGCTCGACCTGGTCGGGGTGTCGGCCGTCGCCGTGGGCGGCGCGATCGGCGCCGCGGCGTTCGCCTTCGCGTCGTACGCACCCCTGCGCACCCTGCTCCCCGTCGGCCTGCTCGGCGGCTTCGCGATCGCCGCCACCGAGGCGATGTCCGAGATCGGCGCCGGGCGCACCTTCGCGGTCGGCCTGTCCGCCTTCGTGATCGGCCTGTTCGGCTACACGGTGGGCCGCCGGTTCCGGGTCCCGCCCCTGGTCGTGGTGGTCTCGGCCGTCGTACCCATGCTGCCCGGACTCTCGATCTACCGCGGCCTGTTCCTGCTCGGGCAGGAGGGCAGCCAGCAGGCCGCCCAGGGCCTGCTCGCCATGGTCACCGCCGCCTCGGTCGCCATCGCGCTGGCCTCCGGCGTGATCCTCGGCGAGTACGTCGCCCAGCCGGTCATGCGCGAGGCCCGCCGGGTCGAGGCCCGCCTGGCCGGTCCCCGCCTGGTCGGCGTCACCCGGGCCCGCCGGCGCGGCAGGTCCTCCCGCCGCACCTGA
- a CDS encoding FUSC family protein has protein sequence MEAVTDGVLDRMWSRSRLSLRGRFDRWREKLWVVGQCSIAAGLAWFVAHDLLDHTLPFFAPIAAVLCLGTSYGQRLRRVVEVTLGVAIGVFMADVLVSGIGSGAWQLALIVFLSMSIALFLDAGIMFVSQAAVQSIVVTVLLPGAEGSFLRWTDAVIGGCVALLAAMAVPAAPLRRPREQASAVARKIAQLLRAASDVMVDGEVTPALELLADARTTDRLIRELQAAAEEGMAVVSSSPFRIRHREPLRRMVELVDPLDRALRSTRVLVRQTTIIAYRRLPVPSSYIGLTADLASAADAIARELHADRVAIAARDEVLAVGAATGQVERSDILTAEAILAQLRAIVADLLMVTGMGQLEATDALPPPR, from the coding sequence GTGGAGGCGGTGACCGACGGAGTCCTGGACCGGATGTGGTCGCGCAGCCGCCTGTCGCTGCGCGGCCGCTTCGACCGGTGGCGCGAGAAGCTGTGGGTCGTCGGGCAGTGCTCGATCGCGGCCGGCCTGGCCTGGTTCGTCGCGCACGACCTGCTCGACCACACCCTGCCGTTCTTCGCGCCGATCGCAGCGGTGCTGTGCCTCGGCACGTCGTACGGCCAGCGGCTCCGGCGCGTCGTCGAGGTCACCCTCGGCGTCGCGATCGGCGTTTTCATGGCCGACGTCCTGGTCTCGGGCATCGGCTCGGGCGCCTGGCAGCTGGCGCTGATCGTGTTCCTCTCGATGTCGATCGCGCTCTTCCTCGACGCCGGGATCATGTTCGTCTCCCAGGCCGCCGTCCAGTCGATCGTGGTCACGGTCCTGCTGCCCGGCGCCGAGGGCTCGTTCCTGCGCTGGACCGACGCCGTCATCGGAGGTTGCGTGGCACTGCTCGCCGCGATGGCGGTCCCGGCCGCGCCGCTGCGCCGGCCCCGCGAGCAGGCCTCCGCCGTCGCCCGCAAGATCGCCCAGCTGCTGCGTGCCGCCTCCGACGTGATGGTCGACGGCGAGGTCACGCCGGCGCTCGAGCTGCTCGCCGACGCCCGGACCACCGACCGGCTGATCCGCGAGCTGCAGGCCGCGGCCGAGGAGGGGATGGCCGTCGTCAGCTCCTCGCCGTTCCGGATCCGGCACCGCGAGCCGCTGCGGCGGATGGTCGAGCTGGTCGACCCGCTCGACCGCGCTCTGCGCAGCACCCGCGTGCTCGTGCGACAGACCACGATCATCGCCTACCGACGCCTGCCCGTGCCGTCGTCGTACATCGGGCTCACCGCCGACCTCGCCTCGGCCGCGGACGCCATCGCCCGCGAGCTGCACGCCGACCGGGTCGCGATCGCGGCCCGCGACGAGGTGCTGGCCGTCGGTGCGGCGACCGGACAGGTCGAGCGCAGTGACATCCTCACCGCCGAGGCGATCCTGGCCCAGCTGCGCGCGATCGTCGCCGACCTGCTCATGGTCACCGGGATGGGCCAGCTCGAGGCCACCGACGCGCTGCCCCCTCCCCGCTGA
- a CDS encoding NAD(P)/FAD-dependent oxidoreductase, with translation MSSSSAGRTQVDHLIVGAGFAGLAAAIKLDEAAERDFVVIEKDSDVGGTWHINTYPGAECDVPSQLYSYSFALNPDWSKVYSPQQEIWEYTRKVAERSGTLDRFVFDTAVLDAAWDEQAQRWIVRTEGPAGVKEYAARTLIAGAGGLSEPRLPEIEGIDSFQGEIFHSARWNHDVDLAGKRVAVIGTGASAIQLVPELQKVLAESGGHLDVYQRTPNWVIPRNERSFSSLEKTVFKRVPGAQRALRALVYGTLESRVPAFAKFPQAMRAVEMQGKRNIAKGITDPELRRKVTPAYRAGCKRILISNKWYPALDADNVDLVTSPVAKVTGNAIVTADGVERPIDVLVVATGFYVTEPPIARHITGRAGVTLGELWDESGMAAYKGTTFHGFPNLFQIVGPNTALGHSSMIFIIESQVKYVVEAARAMRREGLAAVEPTQAAQDEWTAEIRRRMKPTVWQTGGCASWYLDKFGNNTTLWPGQTFTFRQHLSKFDLDRYDVEVSHQREAVSA, from the coding sequence ATGAGCTCCAGCAGCGCGGGTCGCACCCAGGTCGACCACCTCATCGTCGGCGCCGGCTTCGCCGGGCTCGCCGCAGCCATCAAGCTCGACGAGGCCGCCGAGCGCGACTTCGTCGTCATCGAGAAGGACAGCGACGTCGGTGGCACCTGGCACATCAACACCTATCCCGGTGCCGAGTGCGACGTGCCGAGCCAGCTCTACTCCTACTCCTTCGCGCTGAACCCCGACTGGTCGAAGGTGTACTCGCCGCAGCAGGAGATCTGGGAGTACACCCGCAAGGTCGCCGAGAGGTCCGGCACGCTCGACCGCTTCGTGTTCGACACCGCCGTCCTCGACGCGGCGTGGGACGAGCAGGCGCAGCGCTGGATCGTGCGCACCGAGGGCCCCGCCGGCGTCAAGGAGTACGCCGCCCGCACCCTCATCGCCGGCGCCGGCGGGCTCTCCGAGCCCCGCCTGCCCGAGATCGAGGGCATCGACTCGTTCCAGGGCGAGATCTTCCACTCGGCCCGCTGGAACCACGACGTCGACCTCGCCGGCAAGCGGGTCGCCGTGATCGGCACCGGCGCCTCGGCCATCCAGCTCGTGCCCGAGCTGCAGAAGGTGCTAGCCGAGTCGGGTGGCCACCTCGACGTCTACCAGCGCACCCCCAACTGGGTGATCCCGCGCAACGAGCGCTCCTTCAGCTCCCTCGAGAAGACCGTGTTCAAGCGGGTCCCCGGCGCCCAGCGCGCGCTGCGCGCCCTCGTCTACGGCACCCTCGAGTCCCGCGTCCCGGCGTTCGCGAAGTTCCCGCAGGCGATGCGCGCGGTCGAGATGCAGGGGAAGAGGAACATCGCCAAGGGCATCACCGACCCCGAGCTGCGCCGCAAGGTCACCCCCGCCTACCGGGCCGGCTGCAAGCGGATCCTGATCTCCAACAAGTGGTACCCCGCGCTCGATGCCGACAACGTCGACCTGGTCACCTCTCCCGTAGCCAAGGTCACCGGCAACGCCATCGTCACCGCCGACGGCGTCGAGCGGCCGATCGACGTGCTCGTCGTGGCCACCGGCTTCTATGTCACCGAGCCCCCGATCGCCCGCCACATCACCGGCCGTGCCGGCGTCACGCTGGGCGAGCTGTGGGACGAGAGCGGCATGGCGGCCTACAAGGGGACCACCTTCCACGGCTTCCCCAACCTGTTCCAGATCGTCGGTCCCAACACCGCGCTGGGCCACTCCAGCATGATCTTCATCATCGAGTCGCAGGTGAAGTACGTCGTCGAGGCGGCCCGGGCGATGCGCCGCGAGGGCCTCGCCGCGGTCGAGCCGACCCAGGCCGCGCAGGACGAGTGGACCGCCGAGATCCGTCGCAGGATGAAGCCCACCGTGTGGCAGACCGGCGGCTGCGCCAGCTGGTACCTCGACAAGTTCGGCAACAACACGACCCTGTGGCCGGGTCAGACGTTCACCTTCCGGCAGCACCTGAGCAAGTTCGACCTCGACCGGTACGACGTCGAGGTGTCCCACCAGCGAGAGGCAGTCAGCGCGTGA
- a CDS encoding TetR/AcrR family transcriptional regulator yields MTPATPSPAPRTRLSPAQRRTQLLDLGVRLLATRSLDELSIDLLAEEAGISRGLMYHYFGGKQGFYEAVVQHAADDLYARTAPPEEGEPMERLLASLTGYVDYVVANHAGYRSLVKGATAGNDSLRAIYETTFAALAERFFTADPGGLVIPDTPAVRLLIHAWQAMVEDLVLTWCDSPAGLSRDDLLQVITTSLPALVDTLP; encoded by the coding sequence GTGACGCCCGCCACGCCCTCCCCCGCCCCGCGCACCCGGCTCTCGCCGGCGCAACGGCGTACCCAGCTGCTCGACCTCGGTGTCCGGCTGCTCGCCACCCGCTCCCTCGACGAGCTCTCCATCGACCTCCTCGCCGAGGAGGCAGGCATCTCGCGCGGGCTGATGTACCACTACTTCGGGGGCAAGCAGGGCTTCTACGAGGCCGTCGTCCAGCACGCCGCCGACGACCTCTACGCCCGCACCGCGCCCCCCGAGGAGGGCGAGCCGATGGAGCGCCTGCTCGCCTCGCTGACCGGGTACGTCGACTACGTCGTCGCCAACCACGCGGGCTACCGCTCGCTGGTCAAGGGCGCGACCGCCGGCAACGACAGCCTCCGCGCGATCTACGAGACCACCTTCGCGGCGCTCGCCGAGCGGTTCTTCACCGCCGACCCCGGCGGCCTGGTCATCCCCGACACACCCGCCGTACGCCTGCTCATCCACGCCTGGCAGGCCATGGTCGAGGACCTCGTCCTCACCTGGTGCGACTCCCCCGCGGGCCTCTCCCGCGACGACCTGCTGCAGGTGATCACCACCTCGCTCCCGGCCCTCGTCGACACCCTCCCCTGA
- a CDS encoding SDR family NAD(P)-dependent oxidoreductase, whose amino-acid sequence MKNLNNKVVVITGAGSGIGRALAVNLAGKGARLALSDVNEAGLAETAELASGAGSPDVQTARLDVADREAFASYAAAVADHFGQVNVVINNAGVALAGDVVDLEYKDMDWIVGINFWGVVHGTKEFLPHLIASGEGHVVNLSSLFGLLAMPGQSAYNATKFAVRGFTEALREEMLIAGHNVGVTSVHPGGIKTAIARNARVSDKEDQAATAKLFDEKLARMTPERAAEIIVKGIVKNQARVLVGLDAHALHNFQKFTGSRYEDVVALLSKRVLPAKAV is encoded by the coding sequence GTGAAGAACCTCAACAACAAGGTCGTCGTCATCACGGGTGCGGGATCGGGCATCGGCCGCGCCCTGGCCGTGAACCTGGCCGGCAAGGGCGCGCGGCTCGCGCTGTCCGACGTCAACGAGGCCGGCCTGGCCGAGACCGCCGAGCTGGCCTCCGGGGCGGGCTCGCCCGACGTGCAGACCGCCCGGCTCGACGTCGCCGACCGCGAGGCGTTCGCGTCGTACGCCGCTGCCGTGGCCGACCACTTCGGTCAGGTCAACGTGGTCATCAACAACGCCGGCGTCGCGCTGGCCGGTGACGTGGTCGACCTCGAGTACAAGGACATGGACTGGATCGTCGGCATCAACTTCTGGGGCGTCGTGCACGGCACCAAGGAGTTCCTGCCGCACCTGATCGCCTCCGGCGAGGGCCACGTGGTCAACCTGTCGTCCCTGTTCGGCCTGCTCGCGATGCCCGGCCAGAGCGCCTACAACGCGACCAAGTTCGCCGTGCGCGGCTTCACCGAGGCGCTGCGCGAGGAGATGCTCATCGCCGGCCACAACGTCGGCGTGACCTCGGTCCACCCCGGCGGCATCAAGACCGCGATCGCCCGCAACGCCCGGGTCTCCGACAAGGAGGACCAGGCCGCCACGGCGAAGCTGTTCGACGAGAAGCTCGCCCGGATGACCCCCGAGCGGGCCGCCGAGATCATCGTCAAGGGCATCGTGAAGAACCAGGCCCGGGTCCTCGTCGGCCTCGACGCCCACGCCCTGCACAACTTCCAGAAGTTCACCGGCTCGCGCTACGAGGACGTCGTCGCGCTGCTCTCCAAGAGGGTCCTTCCGGCCAAGGCCGTCTGA